One genomic segment of Halalkalicoccus tibetensis includes these proteins:
- a CDS encoding adenylate kinase family protein, whose protein sequence is MRVVVTGTPGTGKTSATEPLTDHDVLHLNEVVEREGLYTERDEERDSLVVDMDALGEYVDDREGIVESHLAHHLPADRVVVLRCAPDELERRLRERGESEPKASENNGSTKSPQALARYARENAESEALDLILSEAVAEHGLESVYEIDTTDRSPEEVAEEIERVIDGEREPSAGEVEFS, encoded by the coding sequence ATGAGGGTCGTCGTCACCGGCACCCCCGGAACGGGCAAGACCAGCGCCACGGAACCCCTCACGGACCACGACGTCCTGCACCTCAACGAGGTCGTCGAACGCGAGGGGCTGTACACCGAACGCGACGAAGAGCGCGACAGCCTCGTCGTCGACATGGACGCCCTCGGCGAGTACGTCGACGATCGGGAGGGGATCGTCGAGTCACACCTCGCCCACCACCTCCCGGCCGACCGGGTCGTCGTTCTGCGGTGTGCGCCCGACGAGCTCGAACGGCGGCTTCGCGAGCGCGGGGAGAGCGAGCCGAAGGCGAGCGAGAACAACGGGTCGACGAAGTCGCCCCAAGCCCTCGCTCGCTACGCTCGCGAGAACGCCGAAAGCGAGGCGCTCGACCTGATCCTCTCGGAGGCGGTGGCCGAACACGGCCTCGAGAGCGTCTACGAGATCGACACCACCGACCGTTCGCCCGAGGAAGTGGCCGAGGAGATCGAGCGCGTGATCGACGGGGAACGCGAGCCCAGCGCCGGGGAGGTGGAGTTCTCGTGA
- the hisC gene encoding histidinol-phosphate transaminase, producing MQPRDLSSHVAYEAGRGVEEVARELGLDPGSLVKLASNENPLGPSPAAVEAIREHADRIHSYPKASHADLTAELADRWGLSTSQVWLAAGGDGALDYLARATLEPGDRVLVPEPGFAYYGMSARYHHGGVATYPVSKAEGFEQTAEKVLADYDGDRIVYLTSPHNPTGSEIDLAEVEELAERTDEETLIVVDEAYGEFSDGPSAVDLVDGRDDVAVLRTFSKAYGLAGVRLGYALVPEAWADAYARVNTPFAASEIACRAGLAALGDAEHVERSVAVARDSRQFMYERLDARTWESAGNFVLAEVGDASGVAEQLQERGVIVRDCTSFGLPECIRITCGTDEETRKAVTECNELLRETV from the coding sequence ATGCAACCACGGGACCTCTCCTCGCACGTCGCCTACGAGGCCGGACGGGGGGTCGAGGAGGTCGCCCGCGAACTGGGGCTCGACCCCGGCTCGCTCGTGAAGCTGGCCTCCAACGAGAACCCGCTCGGGCCGAGCCCGGCCGCGGTCGAGGCGATCCGCGAGCACGCCGACCGGATCCACTCCTACCCGAAGGCCTCCCACGCCGACCTCACCGCGGAGCTCGCCGACCGCTGGGGACTCTCCACGAGCCAGGTCTGGCTCGCGGCCGGCGGCGACGGCGCGCTCGACTACCTCGCGCGGGCGACCCTGGAGCCGGGCGACCGGGTGCTCGTTCCGGAGCCGGGCTTCGCCTACTACGGGATGAGCGCCCGGTACCACCACGGCGGGGTGGCGACCTACCCCGTCTCGAAGGCCGAGGGGTTCGAACAGACCGCCGAGAAGGTGCTGGCCGACTACGACGGCGACCGGATCGTCTACCTCACCAGCCCGCACAACCCCACGGGTTCGGAGATCGACCTCGCGGAGGTCGAGGAGCTGGCCGAGCGCACCGACGAGGAGACCCTGATCGTCGTCGACGAGGCCTACGGCGAGTTCTCCGACGGCCCGAGCGCGGTCGATCTGGTCGATGGACGCGACGACGTGGCCGTCCTGCGGACCTTCTCGAAGGCCTACGGGCTCGCCGGCGTCCGGTTGGGCTACGCGCTGGTTCCCGAGGCGTGGGCCGACGCATACGCGCGGGTGAACACGCCCTTCGCCGCGAGCGAGATCGCCTGTCGGGCCGGGCTGGCCGCCCTCGGCGACGCCGAACACGTCGAGCGCTCCGTCGCGGTCGCCCGCGACTCCCGGCAGTTCATGTACGAACGCCTCGACGCTCGGACCTGGGAGAGCGCGGGCAACTTCGTGCTCGCGGAGGTCGGCGACGCGAGTGGGGTCGCAGAGCAGCTTCAGGAACGGGGGGTGATCGTCCGGGACTGTACGAGCTTCGGGCTGCCCGAGTGCATCCGGATCACCTGTGGCACCGACGAGGAGACCCGCAAGGCGGTCACCGAGTGCAACGAGCTGCTCCGGGAGACGGTATGA
- a CDS encoding DUF302 domain-containing protein, which produces MSRNTDDDRRTVLKLAGLTAGGVAGVAGLGGIGAADEGDESEEDGLVTVEGGETVAGTVERIEAAIEEEPPELITTFDHAANAESVREELRETTLILFGTPEVGTPIMRENQAAGIDLPQKLLVWCDEEGQVQITYNDPEWNLVERHGVSRSEEIEAMSEALANFAAAGAGEGAE; this is translated from the coding sequence ATGTCACGCAACACCGACGACGACCGACGGACCGTACTGAAGCTCGCCGGGCTGACCGCGGGCGGGGTAGCGGGCGTCGCGGGCCTCGGGGGGATCGGGGCCGCGGACGAAGGCGACGAAAGCGAGGAGGACGGGCTCGTGACCGTCGAGGGCGGCGAGACGGTGGCGGGGACCGTCGAACGGATCGAGGCCGCGATCGAGGAGGAGCCCCCGGAGCTGATCACGACGTTCGATCACGCGGCGAACGCCGAGTCGGTCCGCGAGGAGCTCCGAGAGACGACGCTGATCCTCTTCGGCACGCCGGAGGTCGGAACCCCGATCATGCGGGAGAACCAGGCCGCGGGGATCGACCTCCCCCAGAAGCTGCTGGTCTGGTGTGACGAGGAGGGGCAGGTGCAGATCACCTACAACGATCCCGAGTGGAACCTCGTCGAGCGCCACGGCGTCTCGCGCTCCGAGGAGATCGAGGCGATGAGCGAGGCGCTCGCGAACTTCGCGGCGGCCGGCGCCGGCGAGGGGGCGGAGTAG
- a CDS encoding fumarylacetoacetate hydrolase family protein, whose translation MHRVRFRDPAGSVRQGEYSDGEVSFGDESYDAEEVDLLAPCEPTKIVCIGRNYAAHAEERDEEVPDRPLLFLKPPNAVAGHGDTVGLPADRYVEHEAELAVVIGEQCRHVDEADAEDVIAGYTCFDDLSNRDDQDEEQNWVRGKAFDNAAPIGPVLATPDEVPDDARIQLRVDGETRQDSTLDHLIFSIPELIAEITQYMTLESGDVIATGTPEGVGPVEDGNTVEVEIEGIGTLEHDVRQ comes from the coding sequence ATGCACCGCGTACGCTTCCGCGATCCCGCCGGCTCGGTCCGGCAGGGCGAGTACTCGGACGGGGAGGTCAGCTTCGGCGACGAGAGCTACGACGCCGAGGAAGTCGATCTCCTCGCGCCGTGTGAGCCGACCAAGATCGTCTGCATCGGCCGCAACTACGCCGCCCACGCCGAGGAGCGCGACGAGGAGGTCCCCGATCGTCCCCTCCTGTTTCTCAAACCGCCCAACGCCGTCGCGGGCCACGGCGACACCGTGGGGCTGCCCGCCGACCGGTACGTCGAGCACGAGGCCGAGCTCGCGGTCGTGATCGGCGAGCAGTGTCGCCACGTGGACGAGGCCGACGCGGAGGACGTGATCGCGGGCTACACCTGCTTCGATGACCTCTCGAACCGCGACGACCAGGACGAGGAGCAGAACTGGGTCCGCGGGAAGGCCTTCGACAACGCCGCGCCGATTGGTCCCGTGCTCGCGACGCCCGACGAGGTCCCGGACGACGCGCGGATCCAGCTGCGAGTCGACGGCGAGACCCGCCAGGACTCCACCCTCGATCACCTGATCTTCTCGATCCCGGAGCTGATCGCGGAGATCACCCAGTACATGACCCTCGAATCGGGCGACGTGATCGCCACCGGAACTCCGGAAGGTGTCGGGCCGGTCGAGGACGGGAACACGGTCGAGGTCGAGATCGAGGGGATCGGCACCCTCGAACACGACGTGCGCCAGTAG
- a CDS encoding metal-dependent hydrolase, protein MELTWHGHSTWYVTVGETDLLIDPFFDNPKTDLEPGDVDSPDYVLLTHAHADHIGHAGEFSDATLVAVPELAAYAQEELGFSDAVGGMGMNMGGTVECGDAYVTMCRADHTNGIDTDYEYSAGPPAGFVISDTEPTQVEDEESTAFYHAGDTALMTEMREIIGPYLEPDAAALPAGDHFTMGPWQAAIAVDWLDVDHAFPMHYDTFPPIEIDTEEFESEVEATGSDAEVHVLAGDESFELSG, encoded by the coding sequence ATGGAACTCACCTGGCACGGCCACTCGACGTGGTACGTCACCGTCGGCGAGACCGACCTGCTGATCGACCCGTTCTTCGACAACCCGAAGACCGACCTCGAACCGGGCGACGTGGACTCGCCCGACTACGTCCTGCTCACCCACGCCCACGCCGACCACATCGGCCACGCGGGCGAGTTCAGCGACGCGACCCTCGTCGCCGTCCCGGAGCTCGCAGCCTACGCCCAGGAGGAGCTGGGCTTTTCGGACGCGGTCGGCGGCATGGGGATGAACATGGGCGGCACCGTCGAGTGCGGCGACGCCTACGTGACGATGTGTCGCGCCGACCACACCAACGGGATCGACACCGACTACGAGTACTCGGCGGGCCCGCCGGCCGGGTTCGTGATCAGCGACACCGAGCCCACCCAGGTCGAGGACGAGGAGTCGACCGCGTTCTACCACGCGGGCGACACCGCGCTGATGACCGAGATGCGCGAGATCATCGGCCCGTATCTCGAGCCCGACGCCGCCGCACTGCCGGCTGGCGACCACTTTACGATGGGGCCGTGGCAGGCCGCGATCGCCGTCGACTGGCTCGACGTCGACCACGCCTTCCCGATGCACTACGACACCTTCCCGCCCATCGAGATCGACACCGAGGAGTTCGAAAGCGAGGTCGAGGCGACCGGCAGCGACGCCGAGGTCCACGTCCTCGCGGGTGACGAGTCCTTCGAGCTGTCGGGATAG
- a CDS encoding OsmC family protein: MTDIETTSVSEQGFVTNSQVGDFELTIDATDEEGPNPNQVLVADYASCFLPAFRVAGQQRDHDDLGKLQIDAEADLDDDDDLSTVRFEIYVEEDLDDDELDEIVDRAEGICHVHAALRDDLHAEISAEGGAF, encoded by the coding sequence ATGACCGATATCGAGACCACCAGCGTCAGCGAGCAGGGCTTCGTAACCAACAGCCAGGTCGGCGACTTCGAACTCACCATCGACGCCACCGACGAGGAGGGGCCAAACCCCAACCAGGTACTCGTCGCGGACTACGCGTCGTGTTTCCTGCCGGCGTTCCGCGTCGCCGGCCAGCAGCGCGACCACGACGACCTGGGCAAGCTCCAGATCGACGCCGAGGCCGACCTCGACGACGACGACGACCTCTCGACGGTCCGCTTCGAGATCTACGTCGAGGAGGACCTCGACGACGACGAGCTCGACGAGATCGTCGATCGCGCGGAGGGCATCTGTCACGTCCACGCCGCGCTGCGCGACGACCTGCACGCCGAGATCAGCGCCGAAGGCGGCGCGTTCTAA
- a CDS encoding DUF5799 family protein has protein sequence MSDRQWMDRIVGDRMAVDREFTERVNESRFSSQQWGLIMTATEFEIHGAEEPESAEIVANTEKLPQIMPELEKIDAQVQAAGGAGGSTGSDPSGGILDSIKGALGLGGGGSGASDEDRQAAESLVAEYADRLQERLEEQGKWESTCRTATD, from the coding sequence ATGAGCGATCGACAGTGGATGGACCGGATCGTCGGCGACCGGATGGCCGTCGACCGGGAGTTCACCGAGCGGGTCAACGAGTCGCGTTTCTCGAGCCAGCAGTGGGGGCTGATCATGACGGCGACGGAGTTCGAGATCCACGGCGCCGAGGAGCCCGAGAGCGCCGAGATCGTCGCGAACACCGAGAAGCTCCCCCAGATCATGCCCGAACTCGAGAAGATCGACGCCCAGGTCCAGGCGGCGGGCGGGGCCGGCGGCTCTACGGGGAGCGACCCCTCCGGCGGCATCCTCGACTCGATCAAGGGCGCCCTCGGTCTCGGGGGCGGGGGTAGCGGCGCGAGCGACGAGGACCGGCAGGCGGCCGAATCGCTCGTCGCCGAGTACGCCGACCGCCTACAGGAGCGCCTCGAAGAACAGGGGAAGTGGGAGTCGACCTGTCGGACCGCGACCGACTAG
- a CDS encoding uracil-xanthine permease family protein has translation MGEDRASFVEYGIEDRPPLFESVLLGLQHYLTMVGANIAVPLILAGAMGMPPDVTARFVGTFFVVSGIATLAQTTLGNRYPIVQGAPFSMLAPALAIIAVVGAIPGEPNWQTDLLYLQGAIIVAAGVQIAVGYLGLIGRLRRFLSPVVIAPTIALIGLALFDADQITAANQDWLLLGLTVGLIVLFSQYLKSKNRAFQLFPVILGVAIVWVLAAVLSVTGFYSPDSPGYVALGQVAAAPPLMPIYPFQWGVPRVEFALVIGMIAGVLASVIESFGDYQAVARLTGSGAPSEKRINHGIGMEGLMNVFSGVMGTGGSTSYSENIGAIGLTGVASRYVVQVGAAVMIVVGFVGYFGQLVATIPDPIVGGLFVAMFGQIVAVGISTLKHVDLDSQRNVFTVGFSLFVGLAIPQYMANFESAAAFRELAAGVSPVLGSPLIADTVFVIGGTGMAVGGLVALVLDNTIPGTRKERGLEAWDERTEDESEFRSAWERLRQSTD, from the coding sequence ATGGGTGAGGACCGGGCCAGCTTCGTCGAGTACGGTATCGAGGACAGACCGCCGCTTTTCGAATCCGTGCTGTTGGGGCTACAACACTACCTCACGATGGTCGGCGCGAACATCGCCGTCCCGCTGATCCTCGCGGGCGCGATGGGGATGCCCCCCGACGTCACCGCCCGGTTCGTGGGCACGTTCTTCGTCGTTTCGGGGATCGCGACGCTCGCCCAGACCACCCTCGGCAACCGCTATCCGATCGTCCAGGGCGCGCCGTTCTCGATGCTCGCGCCCGCGCTCGCGATCATCGCCGTCGTCGGCGCGATCCCCGGCGAGCCGAACTGGCAGACCGACCTCCTCTACCTCCAGGGGGCGATCATCGTCGCCGCTGGCGTCCAGATAGCCGTCGGCTATCTCGGCCTCATCGGTCGGCTCCGGCGCTTCCTCTCGCCCGTCGTCATCGCCCCCACGATCGCCCTGATCGGGCTCGCGCTGTTCGACGCCGACCAGATCACCGCCGCGAACCAGGACTGGCTGCTTCTGGGCCTCACGGTCGGCCTGATCGTCCTCTTCTCCCAGTACCTCAAGTCGAAGAACCGCGCGTTCCAACTGTTCCCCGTCATCCTCGGGGTCGCGATCGTCTGGGTGCTCGCCGCGGTCCTCTCGGTGACGGGTTTCTACTCCCCCGACTCACCGGGCTACGTCGCGCTGGGTCAGGTCGCAGCGGCCCCGCCGCTGATGCCGATCTATCCCTTCCAGTGGGGGGTTCCGAGGGTCGAGTTCGCGCTCGTGATCGGGATGATAGCCGGAGTGCTCGCCTCGGTGATCGAGAGCTTCGGGGACTATCAGGCGGTCGCGCGCCTCACCGGCTCGGGCGCGCCGAGCGAGAAACGCATCAACCACGGGATCGGCATGGAGGGGCTGATGAACGTCTTTTCGGGGGTCATGGGCACCGGCGGCTCGACCTCCTACTCGGAGAACATCGGCGCGATCGGTCTCACCGGCGTGGCCTCGCGCTACGTCGTGCAGGTCGGCGCGGCGGTCATGATCGTCGTCGGCTTCGTCGGGTATTTCGGCCAGCTGGTCGCCACCATCCCTGACCCGATCGTCGGCGGGCTGTTCGTCGCGATGTTCGGCCAGATCGTCGCCGTCGGGATCTCGACGCTGAAACACGTCGACCTGGACAGCCAGCGAAACGTCTTCACCGTCGGCTTCTCGCTGTTCGTCGGGCTCGCGATCCCCCAGTACATGGCGAACTTCGAGAGCGCGGCGGCCTTCCGCGAACTGGCCGCCGGCGTTTCGCCCGTCCTCGGATCGCCCCTGATCGCCGACACCGTCTTCGTCATCGGCGGCACCGGCATGGCCGTCGGCGGGCTGGTCGCGCTCGTGCTCGATAACACGATTCCCGGCACCAGGAAGGAACGCGGCCTCGAGGCCTGGGACGAACGCACGGAGGACGAAAGCGAGTTCCGAAGTGCCTGGGAACGGCTCCGGCAGTCGACGGACTGA
- a CDS encoding thioredoxin family protein: MALQKSDSDLAHGDPAPEFELPGADGRTYALAEFADHEALLVVFTCNHCPYAKAKIEPLNEIAREYDDVAVVGINPNDAEEYPEDSFERMKELVEEGTITYDAYLRDESQEVARAYGAVCTPDPFLFEREGGEFRLTYHGRIDDAHDPDAEPTEHDLREAIESVLAGEGITVDEQPSRGCSVKWREE, translated from the coding sequence ATGGCGCTCCAGAAGTCCGACAGCGACCTCGCACACGGCGATCCGGCCCCCGAGTTCGAGCTTCCCGGTGCGGACGGCCGTACGTACGCCCTCGCGGAGTTCGCCGACCACGAGGCACTGCTGGTCGTCTTCACCTGCAACCACTGCCCGTACGCGAAGGCGAAGATCGAGCCGCTGAACGAGATCGCACGCGAGTACGACGACGTGGCGGTCGTCGGGATCAACCCCAACGACGCCGAGGAGTATCCCGAGGACTCGTTCGAACGCATGAAGGAGCTGGTCGAGGAGGGCACGATCACCTACGACGCCTATCTGCGCGACGAGTCCCAGGAGGTCGCCCGCGCGTACGGCGCGGTCTGTACGCCCGACCCGTTCCTCTTCGAGCGGGAAGGCGGGGAGTTCCGACTGACCTATCACGGGCGGATCGACGACGCCCACGATCCCGACGCCGAGCCGACCGAACACGACCTGCGCGAGGCCATCGAGTCGGTGCTGGCGGGCGAGGGGATCACGGTCGACGAGCAGCCCTCGCGGGGCTGTTCGGTCAAGTGGCGCGAGGAGTAG
- a CDS encoding EamA family transporter, with product MNYLLWALLALLAYTFVAPLMSIATTDVPSDVAVIVSNTMLVIAAGAIIAFTREPVAEYLTHPDAPYMYAAGICLAVGILAYYRALAMGPVSVVVPIFGMFIVTSSLVGFVALDEPITGRKVAGIGFAIVAVYLTAVE from the coding sequence ATGAACTACCTGCTGTGGGCGCTTCTCGCCCTGCTCGCCTACACGTTCGTCGCGCCGCTGATGAGCATCGCGACGACCGACGTGCCGAGCGACGTCGCGGTCATCGTCTCGAACACCATGCTCGTGATCGCCGCCGGGGCGATCATCGCCTTCACGCGCGAGCCCGTCGCCGAGTACCTCACCCATCCCGACGCGCCCTACATGTACGCCGCCGGGATCTGTCTCGCGGTGGGGATCCTCGCCTATTATCGGGCGCTCGCGATGGGGCCCGTCAGCGTCGTCGTCCCGATCTTCGGGATGTTCATCGTCACGAGCTCGCTGGTGGGGTTCGTCGCGCTCGACGAGCCGATCACGGGACGGAAGGTCGCGGGGATCGGCTTCGCGATCGTGGCGGTCTACCTCACCGCCGTCGAGTGA
- a CDS encoding Lrp/AsnC family transcriptional regulator, with product MEPKRELLDALCANARTETADLARQTGLSEDEVERAIADLENEGTIRGYQAIVDWEAVDEDHARAAVELNVTLDRETGYAEVSDRLAKFPEVDSLHLVSGNYDFLMIVEAGSVRKISRFVSEKVAPVPEVTQTVTHFVMETYKEGGIEMNDGDDDDRLSVSP from the coding sequence ATGGAGCCGAAACGCGAACTGCTCGACGCCCTCTGTGCGAACGCCCGGACCGAGACGGCGGATCTGGCGCGCCAGACCGGCCTCTCGGAGGACGAGGTCGAGCGAGCGATCGCCGACCTCGAGAACGAGGGCACGATCCGGGGCTACCAGGCGATCGTCGACTGGGAGGCGGTCGACGAGGACCACGCCCGCGCCGCGGTCGAGCTCAACGTCACCCTCGATCGCGAGACGGGCTACGCGGAGGTCTCCGACAGGCTCGCGAAGTTCCCCGAGGTCGACTCGCTGCACCTCGTCAGCGGCAACTACGACTTCCTGATGATCGTCGAGGCGGGCTCGGTGCGGAAGATCTCCCGGTTCGTCAGCGAGAAGGTCGCGCCCGTCCCCGAGGTGACCCAGACGGTGACCCATTTCGTCATGGAGACCTACAAGGAGGGCGGCATCGAGATGAACGACGGCGACGACGACGATCGGCTCTCGGTCTCGCCATGA
- a CDS encoding pyridoxal phosphate-dependent aminotransferase produces the protein MRTSERVGRVPPSGIRRFFELAEERDDVISLGVGEPDFSAPWAARDAAIGSLERGRTSYTANRGMRELREAIARHCAERYDLAYDPAEEVLVTTGVSEGVDVALRALVDPGDRVAMVDPSYVSYKPGVLLADGEPLPVRTREEERFRLTYEALERAGAEEADLLILCYPNNPTGAVMHEEHLEPVAEFCREHDLRVLSDEIYADLTYEGEHVSIATLDGMRERTIVFNGFSKAYAMTGLRLGYALGPGEGIEAMNRIHQYSMLSAPTTAQHAALEALESCDDDVEEMVGAFNRRRRFVLSRFSEMGIDCFDAQGAFYVFPEVPGDDEAFAEGLLEEEGVAAVPGSVFGEAGEGHLRVSYASGLPQLKEAMNRLEAYVSSR, from the coding sequence ATGAGGACCTCCGAGCGCGTCGGGCGGGTTCCCCCCTCCGGAATCCGGAGGTTCTTCGAACTGGCCGAGGAGCGCGACGACGTCATCTCGCTCGGCGTCGGCGAGCCCGACTTCTCGGCGCCGTGGGCCGCCCGCGACGCCGCGATCGGCTCGTTGGAGCGGGGGCGGACCTCGTATACGGCGAACCGCGGGATGCGCGAGCTCCGCGAGGCGATCGCCCGCCACTGCGCGGAGCGCTACGACCTCGCGTACGACCCCGCGGAGGAGGTGCTGGTGACCACGGGCGTCAGCGAGGGCGTCGACGTCGCGCTGCGGGCGCTGGTCGACCCCGGCGACCGGGTCGCGATGGTCGACCCCTCCTACGTCTCCTACAAGCCGGGCGTGCTGCTCGCCGACGGCGAGCCCCTGCCCGTTCGCACCCGCGAGGAGGAGCGCTTTCGCTTGACCTACGAGGCACTCGAACGCGCGGGCGCGGAGGAGGCCGACCTCCTCATACTGTGCTATCCGAACAACCCCACGGGCGCGGTCATGCACGAGGAGCACCTCGAACCCGTCGCGGAGTTCTGTCGCGAGCACGACCTTCGAGTCCTCTCCGACGAGATCTACGCCGACCTCACCTACGAGGGCGAGCACGTCTCGATCGCCACCCTCGACGGGATGCGCGAGCGCACGATCGTCTTCAACGGTTTCTCGAAGGCCTATGCGATGACCGGACTCCGACTGGGCTACGCTCTCGGGCCCGGGGAGGGGATCGAGGCGATGAACCGCATCCACCAGTACTCGATGCTCTCGGCGCCGACGACCGCCCAGCACGCCGCCCTCGAGGCACTCGAGAGCTGCGACGACGACGTCGAGGAGATGGTCGGGGCGTTCAACCGGCGACGGCGGTTCGTCCTCTCGCGCTTCTCCGAGATGGGGATCGACTGCTTCGATGCCCAGGGTGCTTTCTACGTCTTTCCCGAGGTCCCCGGCGACGACGAGGCGTTCGCGGAGGGCCTGCTCGAGGAGGAGGGCGTCGCGGCCGTCCCGGGCTCGGTCTTCGGCGAGGCCGGCGAGGGCCACCTCCGGGTCTCGTACGCGAGCGGCCTCCCCCAGCTGAAGGAGGCCATGAACCGCCTCGAGGCGTACGTCTCCTCGCGGTAG
- a CDS encoding succinylglutamate desuccinylase/aspartoacylase family protein translates to MEDEFGPLDVTVRGPGEPEVVVIGGVHGSEKSGVRAVRRLREADLDLRRGVAFVLANPAAIEAGERYLDSDLNRVFPGDPDGDREERIAARLCEFVEGRTSLSLHGTEAEPTPFALIHSAQEREFELASELPVPHVVDHWGENEQTITTCGFTVEIELASEDSEEAAEAAEYQARAFLERVDALPDEPPEADPDFFHIGEPVPKSSGSSYELYVENFERVPAGTTYASVDGEDLVADEPFWPIMMSEGGSPDLFGYKGRKIGESLEDVKETWLGEDREPRDSE, encoded by the coding sequence ATGGAAGACGAATTCGGCCCACTCGACGTGACCGTTCGGGGTCCTGGGGAGCCCGAGGTCGTGGTCATCGGAGGCGTCCACGGCAGCGAGAAGAGCGGCGTCCGCGCGGTGCGTCGCCTGCGCGAGGCCGACCTCGATCTCCGCCGGGGCGTCGCGTTCGTCCTCGCCAATCCGGCCGCGATCGAGGCCGGCGAACGCTACCTCGACTCGGACCTCAACCGCGTGTTCCCCGGCGATCCGGACGGCGATCGGGAGGAACGGATCGCCGCCCGGCTCTGCGAGTTCGTCGAGGGTCGGACGTCACTCTCGCTGCACGGTACTGAGGCCGAGCCCACGCCGTTCGCGCTCATACACAGCGCCCAGGAGCGTGAGTTCGAACTGGCCTCCGAACTGCCCGTGCCACACGTCGTCGATCACTGGGGGGAGAACGAGCAGACGATCACGACCTGTGGCTTCACCGTCGAGATCGAGCTCGCCTCGGAGGACTCCGAGGAAGCCGCTGAGGCCGCCGAATATCAGGCCCGCGCGTTCCTCGAGCGGGTGGACGCGCTCCCCGACGAGCCACCCGAGGCCGATCCGGACTTCTTCCACATCGGCGAACCCGTTCCGAAGTCCTCCGGGAGCTCCTACGAGCTGTACGTTGAGAACTTCGAACGCGTCCCCGCGGGAACGACCTACGCGAGCGTCGATGGGGAGGATCTGGTCGCCGACGAGCCGTTCTGGCCGATAATGATGTCGGAAGGAGGCTCCCCGGACCTCTTCGGCTACAAGGGACGCAAGATCGGCGAGTCGCTCGAAGACGTGAAAGAGACGTGGCTCGGCGAGGACCGGGAACCGCGGGACTCCGAGTAG